A window of Marmota flaviventris isolate mMarFla1 chromosome 11, mMarFla1.hap1, whole genome shotgun sequence genomic DNA:
CCCCTTCCCTCACTACATAAAAAATGGTCATCTTAGCGGGCACCTTTGGTTTGATGAGTTGGGACAGAGCCAGGATTCCCTAACTGACTTTTCTGGATATCTCTTCCCTCTATTCTACAGACTCCTCTCTGCCTCAATTGCTCCATTTTCCCTGGAGACCTGTCCCTAGGGGAAGCAAGGAGCCCCTCACCCTGCAATGGCAGTGAGGCCCTGGGGCACTTTGACCCTGAGGACTTGAACCTGACAGAGGAGGCACTGAGACTCAAGTACCTGGGGCCGCAGCAGACAGAGCTGTTTGCGCCTATCTGTGCCACATACCTGCTGATCTTTGTGGTGGGCACCGTGGGCAACGGGCTGACCTGCCTGGTCATCCTGCGCCACAAGGCCATGCGCACGCCCACCAATTTCTACCTCTTTAGCCTAGCAGTATCAGACCTGCtgacactgctggtggggctgcccCTGGAGCTCTATGAGATGTGGCACAATTACCCCTTCCTGCTGGGCGTTGGTGGCTGCTACTTCCGCACGCTGCTGTTCGAGACAGTCTGCCTGGCCTCCGTGCTCAATGTCACCACTCTGAGCGTGGAGCGCTACATAGCCGTAGTGCATCCATTCCAGGCCAGGACTGTGGTGACACGGGCCAATGTGCGCCGCAGGCTCGGGGCCATCTGGGGCCTCGCCTTGCTCTGCTCTCTGCCCAACACCAGCTTGCATGGCCTCCAGCAGCTGCATGTGCCCTGCCGAGGCCCAGTGCCAGACTCAGCTGTGTGTATGGTGGTCCGCCCCCGGGCCCTCTACAACCTGGTGGTGCAGGCCACCGCATTGCTCTTCTTCTGCCTACCCATGGCCACCATCAGCGTGCTCTACCTGCTCGTGGGGCTGCGGCTGAAACAGGAGGCCAAGGGCAGGGGCATCATAGTGGCCAGGGATGGTGACACCCCCAGAGTCCCGCTGCAGGATAGAGGCCGGAGACAAGTGACGAAGATGCTTTGTAAGTGTTGCTGCTGGGATGGGAGACTGAACCAAACTCTGGGTATGACATGGGGATCCAGGGGCCTGGTGAAGGAGCGGAATGCCCCACTCTCTGGAGCCAAGTGGGTGGTTTGGAGGACGTCGTCTACCCTGTTAGTGTGTGTGTCCACCTTAACAGGTACAGGGACTCTTTTAGACTGTTAGAAATTTATACCAGAgataaatattaatggcttacaGTTAGGATTGACTACATAATCTGTAGGGctcaatataaaacaaacactcaGAATCtccaaaaattattaagaatgtcAGGTCAGCAGCAATAGAGCATTAAGTCAAGACCAGGGCCCTTCTAAGCTTGGGACCCTAGCCTTGTGCAAATGTAAAGGTGACACACACACCAATCTAGCCCTGGTTCCAGAAAATTGTGTGGCTGGGCTTCAGGAGGACAGAAACAGGTCTCTGAACCCTCCAGGACTCTCATCTTTGCTCTTGAACATTCTTGGCCCTGTTCTGTCCTGTCGCAGCTGTCATCACAGCCACTGCCcagtcccctcttcccttcatAGCTATTGAAAAATTCTGGGGAAAGGTTCTGATTGGTAAGCTTAGGTCATGGTTTACCTCCTGGGCCAGAGGGGAGGATGCTGGGATTTACAGTCCCCTGAGGAACCACACAGAGGGATCTGGGGGAAGAAGTTCCCCAAAAGAGGGGCAGGAGAGCTGGAGATGCAAGATGGGGATTTCCTGCAAGCTGTCTGTGTTTCTTGGGAGCCATGGGAAAGGCCATTTTTATTCAAGAGGCTCTTCAGGAGATGTGTTTGTGTGCAGACCAGAGGAATCAGGGCAGAAGTGACCATTGTGGCAGACCAGGGCACTCCGCTCTGGACCTTACTGTGACCAAGACCTGGCTGCACCCAGCTCAGCACCCTCAGCAGGGCCTGAGTCAAGTGGGGAGGGGGTGTCAAGGGCAGAACAAAGCTGCTAAGACCTTAGTCAGGGCCAGCTGACTGGGGTCAGCCCTATCCCCAGAACAAGACCCACCCACTCCCCTTGCCATTCAGGAACAGTGTCCCAGAGTCTGGGGTCACTTGTGTGGCCCTGTGATGAGACTGGCCAAGCATTGTGCTGGCCTCCCACCTCTGCATCACGAAGCCTGCACTACCAACCACTTCCCCTGCCTGTGTGCCCCCTACTATTGTCACCTCTCTCCCCCTAAACGTGTGTGGAGCCTGCAGTGGGCTCAGCCAGGGCCCTCTCACCCCTGGGAAGGTGGTCTATTTGCTTGCAGGCCTGGGACCCACTGACCTTCTCCCCTTCCTCACTCCATCCACCTCCCAAGGAACTGCTGTGTACCTGGCTGTGTGCTGTGACATGCTCTGTTTGACATCTGGGATTAGAGGAACACCTTGCTAGGGTGTGATGGGGAGGCACAGCAGGGGAGGACAGTGAGCTGGAGAAGAGAGCGCACAAACCAAGGCCCCCCAGTGGCCAAGACCTCAGGAAGGACACAGAGGGTTAATCCCGGGGCAAGGAGGAGTCAGAAGGGGTGGGGGCCTGGCTAGTCCATCCTGCCACTGCTGGGGAGGGACCCGGAAGCAGGGGTCTCTCCAGGAGGGGGGTTAGCGCAGCAGGTCTTCAGCTGGGCCAAGGGAGTTGGGGGCAGAAGCTGGGAAGGCTGGGCCAGGGCAGGTGGGGGTCTCTGTGGTCTCATGACCTTGTTGCCTGATCCATTCTCCTGCTTTTCTGTCCTTTCATGTCAGCAAGCATGGCCTCAGAGAAGGCCTGGCTCACAGTCTGTCACACTAGGGGTTCAGCAGTCCTTGCTGGGAGTCCCCCAGTTCCAAATTCCATGGGAGAGGATCTGTTGGGCCAGTTGGGCTCAGGTGTCCACAGCTAGTTCAGTGGACATGGTCAGAAGCGAAGACCATGACCCATTCAGAGGGGAAAGGGTCTCTCCAAGGGACATGGCCAGGATAGGGCATTTCCAGACACTCCTGGGAGGGTGCAGGGCTGGGTGGCCTGTGGGGTAGGAGGAGGCGAGATGGAAGGCAGGGGAAGGCAGGCAGAGCCCCCAGCACCCAGCCTGCCCTCTCTGTCTCCACAGATGTGCTGGTCGTGGTATTTGGCATCTGCTGGGCCCCGTTCCATGCTGACCGCCTCATGTGGAGCTTGGTGTCCCACTGGACAGAGGGTCTGCTCCTGGCCTTCCAGTGCGTCCACCTCGTCTCTGGCGTCTTCTTCTACCTTGGTTCAGCTGTGAACCCTGTGCTCTACAGCCTCATGTCCACCCGTTTCCAGGAGACTTTCCGGGAAGCCCTGGGCCTCGGCACCCACtgctgccgccccctcccccaccacagcTCGCACAGCCTCAGCAGGCTGACCGTGGGCAGCTCCCTGTATACTGTAGGAGCTCATGGAAGCAGGGCCCAGGCCCTGGCTGACAACGATGGCCAAGAGGGACACCAGGAAACAGAACCCTCCTAAATGGAGAAGCAGCCTCATCCTGAGGGCCACATGCCATCAAGGAGAGCCTCACCTGGGTTCCTCTGCCAGGACATCCTCATGACCAGTCCCTGACTTACCCTAGACCCTCTGACCAGCACCTTAGCAACTCCTGTCTCTGACCACGTATTTGAGATTTGAGGGAAACAAACACTGATCCCTGAATATTGAGGACACTCATTGTGCCAGGGGACATGCATGCGCTTCACGTCTCTCCAGACCCTCAGCCCCAGCTAAAAGCCCTGCAGAACCGTCTCAGGTAGCTGGGGGAGGGAGGCCAGTGGGTCCTCCCTTTGAGGTCCTTCCCCTGCAGCCGGTTgtccttccatttctttctgcaGGTTCAGCCCTGCACCTGGGACGCTCCTCCCACCTAGACTTTCCCTGGCCTCCATTCCGCTCTGGGATCGGTGCCTGGTGGAGATGATGGGCGGCAGAGGTTTCCAGGGACCCAGGGTCCTGGTTCTAATCTTAGCCCTGCTGCCACCACTTTGCCTCTTGGCATCAGGCAACCCCCCCCCCCTGCATTCTAAGCTTTGGTTCCTTGATTGAAAAACCAAAGGTACCCTGACATTCCCCAGTGTCACACTTTGGCACTAGCTGCggttttctgtgtgtgtgcgtcactgcttttaaatttattttttgaatatacttttcattgtagatgaacacacagtatgtttatttatttttctgtggtgcagagggtcaaatccagtgcttcacacacatgcaaaggcaaatgctttaccattgagctacagccccagcccgtaTCAGATGCCCTCAGATTAGCAGGGAAGAAATTACTCTCTACATCCTTATCACCATCGAACCCTGCTTCCTCCCTGACCTGCCCAGGGCAGGTTCTTCACTTGTCCTAGAGCAGGTGGGGTGAGCGTGTGAGCACTGTTCCCTCTGCCCGCCGCCCTCCCCACCTCCAGGTAGGCTGGCCTGGGTACCGCGAGGGAGCAGAGCACTGGACCTGCAGGCTTAAGGATCTCAGTGGCAAGAGGCATGGGACAGTTAGGGGCTGGGAGTGACTCTTCATGGACAGCCCTTCTGGACTTAATGACAGAGGGACAGGGATGAGTAGCCATGAAATTCTATCACATCTCGAATCCCTGGGACCTACCCAGTGCTTAGTCAAGACTCAATTAATGAATGAAACTTGTCCTGATGCAAATCCATCGGTCTTTTCCTCCTGAGAGGAGGCCTGGCATCCATGGACGGGAGGTGCAGGGAGACCTGGGGTCTGTCCATCTAGGTTGACCTGCAGACAACCTGCCGGCTGGTGCCCTGGTGGAGGAGATGGTACAGGGTTGCAGGTAACATTGTTTGCTCAATCATATAAACAATAAATGCCTGTTGTAGATATTTAGGAAGTACAAATAAGCAAAcatgaaaactaattttaaaaaattagaaacctcaccagaggctgcagggagagaggaagcagGAGCCGCTTAACGGTGCAGTTTCTGTTTCACAGATGAAAAGTTTCTGCACAACAACACAAATATACTGAATAATGCTTAACCGTCCTCTTTGGTTAAGATGCAAACTctacatgtattttataattaaaaaaaaaaaaaggattgtctaaaggaagagggaaaatttAAAAGCCACCATCACGGAGGTCTGTTGAGGCGACCCTGTCTACATTTTGGTGTTTCTCAGAAGCACGTTTTATGGGCGGCACCCACCATCCACACACAcctgcctgcctcctccccagCGGGCGTTCTAACCAAACTCAAGGGCCTTGGCCAGCCCTGGGTGAGTCTCCTGTGTCCTGCACAAGCCATAGGGGGCCcttgggtggggaggaggaaggggagctGGCAACTGAAGGCCCGTGAGGGACTCTGCAGAGACAGGAGCACCCAAGGTCCCTTTGACACAGTTGCCAGGAGACCTTGTCATGCACCCTGAAGTTATTCCCGAAGATCAACTCTGGACTCCAGGGGGCCTTTCTTTAGGAGCACATGTCACCATGGCCACTGAAGAGAGGCCTCTGGCAGCTGGTCTCCGTGGTAACCAGTGGCCTATGACATGTGGAACTTGTCCACCGACATGCCTTGGAGACACGGGTTCACACCTAAGGGCGCCCTTCTCATTTGCCTCCGCCTCCCTCAGCCTGCCCAGCGCTTCTCGGCTTCATGGAGAGTGGGAAGAGCAGCTCCAAGCTCAGTCCTTGAAGAGGATAGAAATGGAGGTCAGCAGCAAGGCCTGGCTGAGGTGCCCCCTCCTGCCTGACACGTGTCTGGTGACAGCCTGGAAGAGCAGCCCCTGCAGGAGTTGCTGCTGACTCTTCTGCACTGGTCAAGTGGGGGCTGTGTTCCCTGGGTCCCAGAGTCACATTCAGGCCAGAGTCCCCCACTCTCTTGAAAGTATCTGGCTGCTCTGGGGCTCAGTTGCTGCCCCTCCTAACAGGTCACACATCCCTCTTCCTCCAGAGTTTGGGCCCATCTGTCCCATCCTGTCATTACCCTGGGACTTTGATGTCCTTGTCGATGGTCCCCTGCTGCCCTGGGAACCACAGCCTGAGTGTTGCTGCTTTCTTGGCCTGCTGCCCCCAAGACAGAATtgtggctttgttttttttttcctttggtggtactggggattgagcccagagtctcatgcatgtgagacaagtgctgtaccactgacgTACACCCCCACCttcctcccttttttaaaaaatatttttagttggacacaatacctttattttatttatttatttatttttatgtggtgtgaggatcgaactcagggcctcacagggGCTAGGccagtgctttactgctgagccacaattgcAGCCCTATCCCAgctcccccttttaaaaaatacttgagacagggtctcagctgagttgcagaggctggccttgaacttgccaccctgcctcagcctcccaagttgcagggtttaacaggtgtgcaccactgtgcctgctaATGGATTAATCAGATTTTCTTTGCCCTAAATTTCCCTTGTAGGGAGGACCTGCCTTGTTTTTTActgtgtgccgcagtctggctgggcacaaatgccgcagtctggctgggcacacaatcaggagccaccacacagcttgtagattcaaacagcaactctttattcccgaactcacaccagccgtctacaatcacgttctggggaaatccacgttctctgcccgaatccacccactgggcttctatctccaaaatatactgtctgaatcccgtgagaactcaaggggaactcaggcagcaggatacgccctattcccaggaggaataatcttaaacctggaacgccctaaactggaacaccctaaacccaattatcctaaaccgggaacaccctaatccgccctggtccttgagcaaggtcacctacattcaatgtcactgcaaaatgtcctatttccacgagtccttccactaagcaacatggggtacgctggcaaggaaattgtcatacctacttggctaatggctcccagcaactgtgtgtgtgtgtgtgtgtgtgtgtgtcctagcATTTGATCTCCCTTCCTATCGTATCAGGGGTCCCTCATTGAATAATTGGGATACCAGACCCAGCTTCCtaagacctcttttttttttttcctaagacctCTTGACACTCTGTCACCCATGAGGGTGCATGAAGAATTCAGCTGGCTGGGATGACTTGATGTGGGACTTGTATCTTAAGCCAATGACACCAAGACACACAACAGCAGGAGGAGGCTTGTCCAGGGGCAGCAGTGCTGACAGCAGCATCCTGCCCGGCCTCTCTTGGGTTCTGACTTTTATCTCAGCCAGGTTCTCTAGCCTTCTTGTTGCTaccaagaggtttttttttttttaacacattttcatctttttaggTTGGCCACAGTCATTTTGCAATCAAGAATCTTAACAGACTCATCTGTTCACTGGTATGAAAGTTACAGTTTGTTCTACCAGTGGTTATCTTTGCACATTTCTGAGATGAGCAGATATTATtactgctttgtgtgtgtgtgtgccggggttgaatccaggggtgcataaccattgagcaacaccccagatgtttcttattttttaattttgagatagtgtctcacaagtagctgaggctagcctcaaactttgtgatccttgtgcctcagcctcctgagactggattacaagtgtgcaacaccagccccagctttttttttaaaccccaaCTACATTCTGTgatacttattgttttttgtttgtttgttttctttcagtgctggggataaacCCAGGGCATTCTACATACTAGGTAaacattctacaactgagctacactcccagccctctctgtttttaaatataggaaaaatattttaaagaagcatGAAAAATGAGGACAGATTTTAGGAATTTGATCTTAGATACATACTTATATCTTTTCTGACAGTCTAAACCTTTTAGCACAAGAAAAGAACCTCATAGGCTTCTACAGACAAAGCAGTACAGTTAGAGCTGGTGAGTCAGAATGGCCTTAGGCCAAAGTCAGACTGGACAGAAAGGTATCTAcatttctaaacaaaaaaaatcacacaaataaaACAGGACTGctgcggctggggttgtggctcagtggcagagtgcttgcctagcacatgtgaggtactgggttcaatcctcagcaccacataaaaatgaatatataaaataaaggtattgtgtgcatctacaactaaaaatatttaaaaaagggggggggggctgctggGTGTGCTGGTGCATGCTTGCAATCttagcaactctggagactgaggaaggaggatcacaagttcaaagccagcctcagcaacttagtgaaaccctgggcaacttggcaagaccctgtctcaaaataaaacatatctaaaaagagggggtagggatgtggctcagtggttaaggacccttgggttcaatccctggtaccaaaaagaaaagaaaacaaaacaaaacaaaaaaccccgaGGCCAACATTGATAGT
This region includes:
- the Nmur1 gene encoding neuromedin-U receptor 1, coding for MTPLCLNCSIFPGDLSLGEARSPSPCNGSEALGHFDPEDLNLTEEALRLKYLGPQQTELFAPICATYLLIFVVGTVGNGLTCLVILRHKAMRTPTNFYLFSLAVSDLLTLLVGLPLELYEMWHNYPFLLGVGGCYFRTLLFETVCLASVLNVTTLSVERYIAVVHPFQARTVVTRANVRRRLGAIWGLALLCSLPNTSLHGLQQLHVPCRGPVPDSAVCMVVRPRALYNLVVQATALLFFCLPMATISVLYLLVGLRLKQEAKGRGIIVARDGDTPRVPLQDRGRRQVTKMLYVLVVVFGICWAPFHADRLMWSLVSHWTEGLLLAFQCVHLVSGVFFYLGSAVNPVLYSLMSTRFQETFREALGLGTHCCRPLPHHSSHSLSRLTVGSSLYTVGAHGSRAQALADNDGQEGHQETEPS